A genomic window from Rattus norvegicus strain BN/NHsdMcwi chromosome 9, GRCr8, whole genome shotgun sequence includes:
- the Lancl1 gene encoding glutathione S-transferase LANCL1 isoform X1 yields MAQRAFPNPYADYNKSLAENYFDSTGRLTPEFSHRLTNKIRELLQQMERGLKSADPQDGTGYTGWAGIAVLYLHLHNVFGDPAYLQMAHSYVKHSLNCLSRRSITFLCGDAGPLAVAAVLYHKMNSGKQAEDCITRLIHLNKIDPHVPNEMLYGRIGYIFALLFVNKNFGEEKIPQSHIQQICETILTSGEKLSRKRNFTTKSPLMYEWYQEYYVGAAHGLAGIYYYLMQPSLHVSQGKLHSLVKPSVDFVCQLKFPSGNYPSCLDDTRDLLVHWCHGAPGVIYMLIQAYKVFKEEHYLCDAQQCADVIWQYGLLKKGYGLCHGAAGNAYAFLALYNLTQDAKYLYRACKFAEWCLDYGEHGCRTPDTPFSLFEGMAGTIYFLADLLVPTKAKFPAFEL; encoded by the exons ATGGCTCAGAGGGCCTTTCCGAATCCTTATGCCGATTATAACAAGTCGCTGGCCGAAAACTATTTTGATTCTACTGGGAGG CTGACTCCTGAGTTTTCACATCGCTTGACCAATAAGATCCGGGAGCTCCTTCAGCAAATGGAGAGAGGCCTAAAGTCTGCAGACCCTCAGGACGGCACTGGATACACCGGCTGGGCAG GCATTGCTGTGCTTTACCTTCATCTCCACAATGTGTTTGGGGACCCGGCCTATCTGCAGATGGCGCACAGCTATGTAAAGCACAGCCTCAACTGTTTGAGCAGGCGGTCCATCACCTTCCTGTGTGGGGACGCGGGCCCCCTGGCTGTGGCTGCTGTGCTGTACCACAAGATGAACAGCGGGAAGCAGGCAGAGGATTGCATCACACG GCTCATTCACCTAAATAAGATTGATCCCCACGTACCAAATGAAATGCTCTACGGCCGCATAGGCTACATCTTCGCTCTGCTTTTTGTCAATAAGAACTTTGGAGAGGAGAAGATTCCTCAGAGCCACATTCAGCAG ATTTGTGAAACCATCTTAACCTCTGGGGAGAAGCTGTCTAGAAAGAGAAACTTCACAACGAAATCCCCACTGATGTACGAGTGGTACCAGGAGTATTACGTGGGGGCTGCCCACGGCTTGGCGGGCATTTATTACTACCTGATGCAG CCCAGCCTTCATGTAAGCCAAGGGAAGTTACATAGTTTGGTGAAACCCAGTGTAGACTTTGTCTGCCAGCTGAAGTTCCCTTCTGGCAACTACCCTTCATGTTTGGATGACACCAGAGACCTGCTTGTCCACTGGTGCCATGGCGCCCCTGGGGTCATCTATATGCTCATCCAAGCATACAAG GTGTTCAAAGAGGAGCATTACCTGTGTGACGCCCAGCAGTGTGCTGACGTGATCTGGCAGTACGGGCTACTGAAGAAGGGCTATGGGCTGTGCCACGGTGCTGCAGGGAATGCCTATGCTTTCCTGGCACTCTATAACCTCACACAAGATGCGAAATACCTGTACAGGGCCTGTAAG TTTGCTGAGTGGTGCTTAGACTATGGAGAGCACGGGTGCAGGACACCGGACACGCCCTTCTCTCTCTTTGAAG gGATGGCTGGAACGATATATTTCTTGGCTGACCTGTTAGTCCCCACAAAGGCCAAGTTCCCTGCATTTGAACTCTGA